A window of the Dongshaea marina genome harbors these coding sequences:
- a CDS encoding pentapeptide repeat-containing protein — translation MNRNELQQHLKRSPIIKDQMFCGEDLSALACDKGIFENCDFSQSLLLGARLQGSMFRNCQFDQAQLDGIDLKHCVLEECTLNQVTLTGAQLASALIKRCQLTGAQLNGAQCRNTLFEECDLSDASILQAQLQKSLITKCTLKETQLCDSLIESCILSECELTGLNLQGSFLDKSYLAKQDLRQVKLRGARLYASKFNECQMQQMDLSSLDMPNCCFIQSQLERANLNKAQVPYGIFQEADLTGASLNQTQLACSNFDQAKLDGADFTGSNLNMSVMTSAEGQSVTWRDCDCSYSDFSYARLSEVDFGQANLSRARFHRSELDQVNWQGPGASGSNGVMRNY, via the coding sequence ATGAACCGCAATGAGCTGCAGCAGCATCTGAAACGCTCGCCGATCATCAAAGACCAGATGTTCTGTGGTGAGGATCTCAGCGCCCTTGCCTGTGACAAGGGGATCTTTGAGAACTGCGATTTTTCGCAGAGCCTGCTGTTGGGAGCCCGCTTGCAGGGCAGCATGTTTCGTAATTGTCAGTTTGATCAGGCCCAGCTCGATGGGATTGATCTAAAGCACTGTGTGCTTGAGGAGTGCACTCTTAACCAGGTGACTCTGACCGGAGCTCAGCTCGCCTCCGCCCTGATTAAGCGTTGCCAGTTAACGGGAGCCCAGCTCAACGGAGCTCAGTGCCGCAATACCCTGTTTGAAGAGTGTGATCTCAGTGATGCCTCTATCTTGCAGGCGCAGCTTCAAAAAAGCCTGATCACTAAGTGCACACTAAAAGAGACACAGCTGTGTGATAGTCTGATTGAGTCCTGTATTCTGTCTGAGTGTGAACTGACGGGGCTCAACCTTCAGGGAAGCTTTCTGGATAAGAGTTACCTGGCTAAGCAGGATTTGCGGCAGGTGAAACTCAGGGGGGCTCGCCTGTACGCCAGTAAATTCAATGAATGCCAGATGCAACAGATGGATCTGAGCTCACTGGATATGCCGAACTGCTGTTTTATCCAAAGCCAGTTGGAGCGGGCCAATCTCAACAAAGCCCAGGTGCCCTATGGGATCTTTCAGGAGGCTGACCTCACGGGGGCATCCTTGAACCAGACACAGCTAGCCTGTAGCAACTTTGATCAGGCGAAGCTGGATGGGGCTGATTTCACGGGCAGTAACCTGAACATGTCGGTGATGACCTCGGCCGAGGGACAGTCGGTGACCTGGCGTGATTGTGATTGTAGTTACAGCGACTTCTCATATGCCAGGCTGAGCGAGGTTGATTTTGGTCAGGCGAACCTGAGCCGGGCGCGTTTTCACCGAAGCGAACTGGATCAGGTGAATTGGCAGGGGCCCGGCGCATCGGGATCCAATGGAGTGATGAGAAATTACTAA
- a CDS encoding DUF3540 domain-containing protein — protein sequence MMENIAPKPISEPTLEAMQTGMITGMAQGCFEVSCGDEVWLARAAASCLLAPELGDQVLLARAEQCCWILAILQRETSSQYLMQVEGSLSIKARDTLELQGERTLGLHSAGETRMVSEQLSLDTNSAEMRCQSVGLIARMARVSLGTFSQVAERLEQTIESVIARIGQNFRIVREHDEQRSGSHRHMVEDTLTIEAKNCTQVAEQHMTIDAEKIHLG from the coding sequence ATGATGGAAAATATTGCACCTAAGCCGATCTCAGAGCCAACTCTTGAGGCGATGCAAACGGGAATGATCACAGGGATGGCACAGGGATGTTTTGAGGTGAGTTGCGGCGATGAAGTTTGGCTGGCCCGGGCTGCGGCCAGTTGCCTGCTGGCACCTGAGCTCGGCGATCAGGTCCTGCTGGCCCGCGCCGAACAGTGTTGCTGGATCCTGGCAATTTTGCAGCGTGAGACCAGCAGCCAATATCTGATGCAGGTTGAGGGATCCCTCTCGATTAAGGCCCGTGATACGCTGGAGCTCCAGGGAGAACGCACCCTGGGACTGCACTCTGCCGGCGAGACCCGAATGGTGAGCGAGCAGTTGAGCCTGGATACCAACAGTGCCGAGATGCGTTGTCAGAGTGTTGGTCTGATCGCCCGGATGGCTCGGGTCAGCCTGGGAACCTTCAGCCAGGTCGCCGAGCGACTGGAGCAGACCATAGAATCTGTTATCGCCCGCATCGGTCAGAACTTTCGGATTGTTCGCGAGCATGATGAACAGCGCAGTGGCAGTCACCGCCACATGGTGGAGGATACCCTCACCATAGAGGCAAAGAACTGCACTCAGGTTGCAGAGCAGCATATGACCATTGATGCCGAAAAAATTCACCTGGGCTAG
- a CDS encoding type VI secretion lipoprotein TssJ: MKFLLPVLVAIILAGCSSSPSDSTAGTPQPVTSPDQIKWDWQPDALELTLDSSKQLNWYDGQSHSLMLCMYQLSDMASFNELSKTQGAVISSWSVNTSAAP, translated from the coding sequence ATGAAATTCTTGCTGCCTGTTCTGGTGGCAATCATTCTGGCGGGGTGCTCCAGCTCCCCGTCGGACTCTACAGCCGGAACGCCACAGCCGGTTACAAGTCCTGATCAGATCAAGTGGGACTGGCAGCCCGATGCCCTGGAGCTGACCCTGGATTCAAGCAAACAGCTCAACTGGTATGACGGCCAGTCACACAGCCTGATGCTCTGCATGTACCAGCTATCGGATATGGCAAGCTTCAATGAACTGAGTAAGACCCAGGGGGCCGTGATAAGCTCCTGGAGTGTCAACACTTCAGCGGCACCGTGA
- the tssK gene encoding type VI secretion system baseplate subunit TssK codes for MNRNAPLYWHQGLLLQPQHFQLESQYHQAHVTRITQLLGNDSWGVNSLTIHEDALAEKRLVVSEGELLFPDGSLCSIPESASVSSRQFDHAWVETGQPFTVYLGLRQWQTQGSNVAEVEAGASGAELDSRLITDLDPHTVPDLYGQGAPGQARQMRYLVKIFWESEVEQAGDYQLIPIARLERDGPNIRLCERFVPPLLNVQQWPGLRFLLTDLRDQMVSRARQVERFKQPGERMLEEGQFDVGLMLAIQALNRCAWRVQDLVETPVVHPRLMWSSLCSMVAELSSFVMDLSVAGEPGTDRWPEYDHCRLAQVFDQLQYQLKRALRGIIVGPEYVVRLEKQQGIWSCELEERALSGEFRYWLLFRGCEREKLLGDLGRMVKLASTEGLTALMARAVSGIPLTPQESTPHGLPYVEAGLYCEIDKESPLWQQVCDSRRLGLYWMSPEEGQVTLYITRG; via the coding sequence GTGAACAGAAATGCCCCTCTTTATTGGCATCAGGGATTGCTGTTGCAGCCACAACATTTTCAACTGGAATCACAATATCATCAGGCCCATGTGACTCGTATTACTCAGCTCCTTGGCAATGACAGCTGGGGGGTGAATAGCCTGACGATTCATGAAGATGCCCTGGCGGAGAAGCGGCTGGTGGTGAGTGAGGGAGAGCTGCTGTTTCCCGATGGCAGCCTGTGCTCAATCCCTGAGTCTGCGAGTGTCTCCAGCCGCCAGTTTGATCATGCCTGGGTCGAAACCGGCCAGCCCTTCACCGTCTATCTGGGGCTTCGCCAGTGGCAAACCCAGGGGAGTAATGTGGCCGAGGTAGAGGCTGGCGCCAGCGGTGCCGAGCTCGATAGCCGCCTCATCACAGACTTAGATCCCCACACTGTGCCGGATCTCTATGGCCAGGGAGCTCCGGGACAGGCGCGGCAGATGCGCTACCTGGTGAAGATCTTCTGGGAGAGCGAGGTGGAGCAGGCTGGAGATTATCAGCTGATCCCGATCGCCCGCCTGGAGCGCGATGGCCCGAATATCCGGCTGTGTGAGCGGTTTGTGCCGCCGCTTTTGAATGTGCAACAGTGGCCGGGACTGCGCTTTTTGCTGACCGATCTTAGGGATCAGATGGTATCACGGGCGCGTCAGGTGGAGCGCTTTAAGCAGCCCGGCGAGCGGATGCTCGAAGAGGGGCAGTTTGATGTGGGACTGATGCTGGCGATCCAGGCCCTCAATCGCTGTGCCTGGCGGGTTCAGGATCTGGTGGAGACCCCCGTGGTGCATCCGCGGCTGATGTGGTCCTCCCTGTGCTCTATGGTTGCTGAGCTCAGCAGCTTCGTGATGGATCTGTCGGTGGCCGGGGAGCCGGGAACCGACCGTTGGCCCGAATACGATCACTGCCGGCTGGCCCAGGTGTTTGATCAGCTGCAGTATCAGCTCAAGCGAGCGCTGCGGGGGATCATAGTCGGTCCCGAGTATGTGGTGCGTCTTGAGAAGCAGCAGGGGATCTGGAGCTGTGAGCTTGAGGAGCGGGCGCTGTCGGGCGAATTCCGTTACTGGCTGCTGTTTCGTGGTTGTGAGCGGGAGAAACTGCTGGGTGATCTGGGTCGCATGGTCAAGCTGGCTTCGACCGAGGGACTGACCGCCCTGATGGCGCGGGCGGTTTCCGGGATCCCCCTGACCCCTCAGGAGAGCACCCCTCATGGTCTGCCCTATGTGGAGGCGGGCCTTTATTGCGAGATCGACAAGGAATCGCCGCTGTGGCAGCAGGTCTGTGATAGCCGCAGGCTGGGCCTGTATTGGATGAGCCCGGAAGAGGGACAGGTGACCCTCTATATCACCCGAGGATAG
- a CDS encoding DotU family type IV/VI secretion system protein, whose amino-acid sequence MVLLGIYQPFMAAVSLVAEGKCQLESAAIGDWLEELREQTSAQIGRLRGASEWQGDADFAVYAWADEMLLLSEWGVAQGWQPLQMRFFGTNCAGEEFFVRLDSLLAGHRKQQTNPAQLAVVTDLLSIYGACLASGFKGRFYHEGEAHLQQVRREIDECLGHEEQETLFDVLHENPTSSRKRIKAWHWIDPLGIALIIGALIGTLVVFLVYHDLLVTELLNWPG is encoded by the coding sequence ATGGTTTTATTGGGAATTTATCAGCCATTTATGGCGGCGGTGTCCCTGGTGGCCGAAGGCAAGTGCCAGCTGGAGAGCGCCGCGATCGGTGACTGGCTGGAGGAGCTGCGCGAGCAGACCAGCGCTCAGATCGGGCGTCTGCGGGGTGCCAGTGAGTGGCAGGGGGATGCGGATTTTGCGGTGTACGCCTGGGCCGATGAGATGTTGCTGCTCTCAGAGTGGGGAGTAGCCCAGGGGTGGCAGCCACTGCAGATGCGCTTTTTCGGGACCAACTGCGCCGGAGAGGAGTTTTTTGTCAGGCTTGATAGCCTTCTGGCAGGGCACCGCAAGCAGCAGACCAATCCGGCACAGCTGGCGGTGGTGACGGATCTGCTGTCTATCTACGGGGCTTGTCTGGCCAGTGGCTTCAAGGGGCGCTTTTACCATGAGGGAGAGGCGCACCTACAGCAGGTTCGCCGTGAAATCGATGAATGCCTGGGACACGAGGAGCAGGAGACTCTGTTTGATGTGCTGCATGAGAATCCGACCAGCTCACGCAAGCGAATTAAGGCGTGGCACTGGATTGATCCACTGGGGATCGCGCTGATCATCGGGGCATTGATTGGGACCCTGGTGGTGTTTTTGGTCTATCACGATCTATTGGTGACTGAGCTGTTGAATTGGCCCGGATAG
- a CDS encoding type VI secretion protein IcmF/TssM N-terminal domain-containing protein, with amino-acid sequence MRKFFWGLLKWLLLCLVIAAVAGGVYYLVEIYHWPWWGGATLLSAIAGVVVLVIVLRRYMLRYREKQFVERVVQSDARRIAEAEQVSKLRYQELQQRWLDAVKMLRGSKLNQHGNPLYTLPWYLVFGESESGKTSAITHCGLTSVLSKVGPESGMTSTRNCDWWFFEEAVVLDTAGRYAVPLSEQEDEQEWLDFLGLLAKYRRQEPVNGLVVTVPAEKLLAGQEQALQEYGRYIGARLDRLARVIGARIPIYLVITKADQIYGFVDYAKHLSAEKKRQPFGFTSAQPQPASGLILAAVDDMVARLNQQLLQTSSEHINSGRLAFASELGLLAEPLKMFCDSAFGHQNYHEEALLRGLYLTSALQPVAAKSQCLEQAASSPASEGSEGLFLHDLFARLLPGDRNLFEPISEFLRWRTLTSNLSLLVVLLGTFAVVGVMSLGYIDSEQQIRTLHQQLVRTEESKGSVEQEIMSLQALQQTMSRIHREESQWYLPKMTLEKPVYIALQRAQQSFVKLFAQRVLAPANGQLISQVKTLDSKNSSQVSIGDAVDHLSWQLQVIHARLDGSVMPGLSGWARGSKALAGVDVEYQNAFALLYSDYVLWLGDSQLLQELATSTRQNLAMLLTTHSDLNWITQWASDKIPPVRAASFWQLPLSNPLEVPGAYTEQGYRLISILLRQIQVTSGVADIQDRIKRFKSWYALRYLQQWKSFNSNFVASGQNLSSADRKMVSLTLDGQDNPFISLQRRTLKELSVIEGLTTVDLSSLKLSQAIINSYWAHQEKGIVSTTEQGQQLMASAFAQDSTTDTQYFTLMSSGEKAYSQLEDGLSSMLPTVNSESAAARSMGQLFSYASPQQGAVAAHSAVQELHKLLSSKHKAQSINGAQVFLNMYQFIMDTELDLAACHLQNQWQSNLYGVLKYIPTAEQRSRLFSQSGLLTKFLEGPAKPFIELKADGWHPASYNGMSLPFNRDFFSFIEQGSYLQAESKDSYSVQFKALPLNVNPGAKQKPFQSSLILQCAAGAQTLQNYNYPITQSFTWKPKSCGTTRLQIDFNGLELTRSWQGSKGFEKFLQEFRSGEVEYTPADFPDQAQQLQEQGIQWIRVKYQISGAYPVLSLAQGDKLAVPMKIAHCQGGLSS; translated from the coding sequence ATGCGTAAGTTTTTTTGGGGTTTGCTGAAGTGGCTGCTGCTTTGCCTGGTCATTGCCGCGGTTGCCGGCGGCGTTTATTACCTGGTTGAGATCTATCACTGGCCCTGGTGGGGAGGAGCAACCCTGCTCTCGGCGATTGCCGGTGTTGTGGTGCTGGTGATCGTGCTGCGTCGCTACATGCTGCGTTATCGGGAGAAGCAGTTTGTGGAGCGGGTGGTGCAAAGCGATGCCCGGCGCATCGCTGAAGCCGAGCAGGTCAGCAAACTTAGGTATCAGGAGCTGCAACAGCGCTGGCTGGATGCGGTCAAAATGCTCAGAGGCTCCAAGCTCAACCAGCATGGAAACCCCCTCTATACCCTTCCCTGGTATCTGGTGTTCGGTGAGTCGGAGTCAGGAAAGACCAGTGCGATCACTCATTGTGGTCTCACTTCGGTACTCTCCAAGGTGGGCCCCGAATCGGGGATGACCTCGACCCGAAATTGTGACTGGTGGTTTTTCGAAGAGGCGGTTGTCCTGGATACCGCCGGACGCTATGCGGTACCGCTCAGCGAGCAGGAGGATGAGCAGGAGTGGCTGGATTTCCTGGGACTGCTGGCGAAATACCGCAGACAGGAGCCGGTGAATGGTCTGGTGGTGACAGTCCCGGCTGAGAAGCTACTCGCCGGGCAGGAGCAGGCGCTGCAGGAGTATGGACGCTATATCGGCGCCCGACTGGATCGCCTGGCCCGGGTCATCGGGGCCAGGATCCCCATCTACCTGGTGATCACAAAGGCCGATCAGATCTATGGTTTCGTGGATTATGCAAAACACCTGAGCGCGGAGAAGAAACGCCAGCCCTTTGGCTTTACCAGTGCCCAGCCTCAACCCGCCTCAGGGCTTATTCTGGCCGCCGTAGACGACATGGTGGCACGGCTTAATCAGCAACTGTTGCAAACCTCATCCGAGCATATTAACAGTGGGCGGCTCGCCTTTGCCTCAGAGCTGGGCCTGTTGGCAGAGCCTCTGAAGATGTTTTGTGACAGCGCCTTCGGCCACCAGAACTATCATGAGGAGGCGTTGCTGCGCGGTTTGTACCTGACCAGCGCCCTGCAACCCGTTGCCGCTAAGAGCCAGTGCCTTGAGCAAGCCGCAAGCTCACCGGCCAGTGAGGGCAGTGAAGGGCTGTTTTTGCACGATCTGTTTGCCCGGCTACTCCCGGGCGATCGGAACCTGTTTGAGCCAATTAGCGAATTTTTGCGCTGGCGAACCTTAACCAGCAATCTGTCGCTGCTTGTGGTACTGCTGGGTACCTTTGCCGTGGTTGGGGTGATGAGCCTTGGCTACATTGACAGTGAGCAGCAGATCCGAACTTTGCATCAGCAGCTGGTACGGACCGAGGAGAGCAAGGGCTCGGTGGAGCAGGAGATCATGTCTTTGCAGGCGCTGCAGCAAACCATGAGCCGGATCCATCGTGAGGAGTCCCAGTGGTATCTGCCGAAGATGACCCTGGAAAAGCCTGTGTATATCGCCCTGCAGCGGGCGCAACAGAGCTTTGTTAAACTGTTTGCGCAGCGGGTTCTCGCTCCGGCAAATGGTCAGCTGATAAGCCAGGTGAAGACCCTGGACTCAAAAAACTCCTCACAAGTTTCAATTGGAGATGCCGTGGATCATCTCTCATGGCAGCTTCAGGTGATCCACGCCCGGTTGGATGGCTCGGTGATGCCGGGGCTCAGTGGTTGGGCGCGTGGCAGTAAGGCGCTGGCCGGGGTGGATGTGGAGTATCAAAACGCCTTTGCGCTTCTGTATTCAGACTATGTTCTCTGGCTTGGGGATTCCCAGCTCCTTCAGGAGCTGGCGACCTCGACCCGGCAAAACCTGGCAATGTTGCTGACGACTCATAGCGATCTGAACTGGATCACTCAGTGGGCCAGTGACAAGATCCCTCCGGTGCGGGCGGCCAGCTTCTGGCAGTTGCCTTTGAGCAATCCGCTGGAAGTTCCCGGAGCCTATACGGAGCAGGGATATCGGCTGATCAGTATTTTGCTTCGTCAGATCCAGGTCACCAGTGGGGTGGCTGATATTCAGGATCGGATCAAACGTTTCAAGAGTTGGTACGCTCTGCGTTACCTCCAGCAGTGGAAGAGCTTTAACAGTAATTTTGTGGCCTCGGGGCAGAACCTGAGCTCAGCGGATCGCAAGATGGTTTCACTGACCCTGGATGGCCAGGATAACCCCTTTATCAGCCTGCAGCGCCGAACCCTGAAGGAGCTCAGTGTGATCGAAGGTCTGACAACGGTTGATCTTAGCTCACTCAAACTCTCTCAGGCGATCATCAATAGCTACTGGGCACATCAGGAGAAAGGGATCGTCAGTACCACAGAGCAGGGTCAACAGCTGATGGCGAGCGCCTTTGCCCAGGACTCAACAACAGACACCCAATACTTCACTCTGATGTCCAGTGGTGAGAAAGCCTATAGCCAGCTGGAGGATGGCCTGAGCAGCATGTTACCAACGGTCAACAGCGAGTCTGCGGCTGCACGGAGTATGGGGCAGTTATTCAGCTATGCGAGTCCTCAACAGGGGGCTGTTGCTGCGCACTCTGCGGTCCAGGAGCTGCATAAGTTATTAAGCAGTAAGCATAAGGCCCAGTCGATCAATGGTGCTCAGGTCTTTTTGAATATGTATCAATTTATCATGGATACCGAGTTGGATCTGGCGGCCTGCCATCTGCAAAATCAGTGGCAGAGCAATCTGTACGGGGTGCTCAAATATATTCCAACCGCAGAGCAGCGCAGTCGTCTGTTTTCTCAAAGTGGTTTGCTCACCAAGTTTCTGGAAGGGCCGGCGAAACCCTTTATTGAGCTTAAAGCGGATGGCTGGCATCCGGCCAGTTACAATGGGATGAGCCTGCCATTTAATCGGGACTTTTTCAGCTTTATTGAGCAGGGCTCCTACCTGCAAGCCGAGAGTAAAGATTCCTACTCGGTTCAATTTAAGGCGCTGCCGCTCAATGTAAATCCGGGAGCTAAGCAGAAACCTTTCCAGTCTAGCCTTATTCTGCAGTGTGCCGCAGGAGCGCAAACGCTGCAGAATTATAACTACCCGATAACTCAAAGCTTTACCTGGAAGCCGAAGAGTTGTGGGACCACCCGGTTGCAGATCGATTTCAATGGATTGGAGCTCACCCGGAGCTGGCAGGGATCCAAGGGATTTGAAAAGTTTTTGCAGGAGTTCCGTAGTGGTGAAGTGGAGTACACGCCCGCCGACTTCCCTGATCAGGCTCAGCAGCTGCAGGAGCAGGGGATCCAGTGGATCCGTGTGAAATATCAGATCTCAGGAGCGTATCCGGTGCTTTCTCTGGCACAGGGAGACAAGCTTGCCGTTCCGATGAAGATCGCTCACTGCCAGGGAGGCTTGAGTAGCTAA
- the btuC gene encoding vitamin B12 ABC transporter permease BtuC, translating to MIEQYLRREKRRQWWVLSALCLLLVIIFCVNLVSGAFPVSLHQLIEGLSSLQRQVLFELRLPRAFIAVLTGAGLAVAGAVLQVLLQNPIAEPGLTGISGGASLAAVLVMVGLGHHYLPGWAVSAAAFLGALVVTVLMISMARWRKLDTARLLLLGIAIGILTNAAMSWILFFSSDHSLREILFWMMGSLSYGQHRLAWWWLPFVLVLGWLCSQGSILDRLMLGEEQARLLGIDMGRVQRRLIVGVCLVTGFSVAMAGVIGFIGLVVPHLVRLALGNRQRFVLPASALLGACLLLAADLAARTLLSAGELPIGVVTATFGAPVFIYMLVRSNAVS from the coding sequence GTGATTGAGCAATATCTGCGACGGGAAAAACGTCGGCAGTGGTGGGTGTTGAGTGCATTGTGCCTGCTGCTGGTGATCATTTTTTGTGTCAATCTGGTTAGTGGTGCTTTTCCTGTTAGCTTACATCAACTCATCGAGGGGCTCAGCTCACTGCAGCGTCAGGTGTTATTTGAGCTCAGGCTCCCCAGGGCATTTATTGCGGTGCTGACCGGAGCCGGGTTGGCGGTTGCCGGTGCGGTGCTGCAGGTCCTGTTACAAAACCCGATTGCCGAGCCGGGATTGACCGGGATCTCGGGAGGGGCGAGCCTGGCGGCCGTGTTGGTGATGGTTGGACTGGGACATCATTATCTCCCCGGGTGGGCGGTATCGGCCGCCGCATTTTTGGGGGCTTTGGTGGTCACAGTGCTGATGATCAGCATGGCCCGCTGGCGTAAACTGGATACGGCCCGGCTGTTATTGCTTGGGATCGCGATCGGCATTCTTACCAATGCAGCGATGAGCTGGATCCTGTTTTTCTCTTCGGATCACTCGTTGCGTGAGATCCTGTTTTGGATGATGGGGAGTCTCTCCTATGGTCAACATCGATTGGCCTGGTGGTGGCTACCCTTCGTGTTGGTGCTCGGCTGGCTCTGTAGCCAGGGAAGTATTCTGGATCGCCTGATGCTGGGTGAGGAACAGGCCAGGTTACTGGGGATTGATATGGGGCGGGTCCAGCGGCGCCTCATCGTCGGCGTGTGTCTTGTGACCGGGTTCTCGGTGGCGATGGCCGGGGTGATCGGGTTTATCGGTCTGGTTGTGCCTCATTTGGTGCGGCTTGCTTTGGGAAATCGCCAGAGGTTTGTGCTTCCTGCCTCGGCCTTGCTGGGAGCCTGTCTGTTGCTGGCCGCCGATCTTGCGGCCCGAACTCTGCTCAGTGCCGGAGAGCTTCCCATTGGGGTGGTGACTGCAACGTTCGGGGCTCCGGTATTTATCTATATGTTGGTGCGTTCCAATGCTGTCAGTTAA
- a CDS encoding ATP-binding cassette domain-containing protein: protein MLSVNHLCLDKRLNQLSFELAPGELVCLLGPNGSGKSSLLSSLSGLLTDYRGEITLGAHDLREYSLAELGRVRAMLPQRAQSFLSMPGFQVMELGASLLGVPRSQWLSAAEELIERLELESLVTRDFTQLSGGEQQRLLLARTLLQIWPTLNNQGQLLLLDEPLTGLDLHHQWIVLNLLQELSQQGICVVLSIHDFNLALRFGKRLLMLKRGELVADGAPGILDRALLKKIFGIETAQAEIDGYEVFIPVGM, encoded by the coding sequence ATGCTGTCAGTTAATCATCTCTGCCTGGACAAGCGTTTAAACCAGCTTAGCTTTGAACTGGCTCCGGGGGAGCTGGTTTGTCTGCTCGGGCCCAACGGCAGTGGCAAATCGTCGCTGCTGAGTTCCCTGTCAGGCTTGCTGACCGACTATCGGGGTGAGATCACTCTGGGCGCCCATGATCTGAGGGAGTATAGCCTGGCCGAGCTGGGACGGGTTCGTGCCATGCTACCCCAGCGGGCCCAAAGTTTTCTGTCGATGCCGGGCTTTCAGGTGATGGAGCTTGGGGCATCTTTGCTCGGTGTGCCACGCTCCCAGTGGTTGAGTGCGGCAGAGGAGTTGATTGAGCGCCTGGAGCTTGAGTCCCTGGTCACCCGGGATTTCACTCAGCTCTCCGGGGGGGAGCAGCAGCGGTTGCTGCTGGCTCGTACCCTGCTACAGATCTGGCCAACCCTTAACAACCAGGGGCAGCTGCTATTGCTGGATGAGCCTTTGACTGGCCTGGATCTCCATCATCAATGGATCGTTCTTAATCTTCTGCAGGAGCTCAGCCAACAGGGGATCTGTGTGGTGTTGTCGATTCATGACTTTAATCTGGCGCTACGCTTTGGCAAGCGACTGCTGATGCTTAAGCGTGGTGAGCTGGTGGCGGATGGTGCCCCCGGGATCCTGGATCGCGCCCTGCTTAAAAAGATCTTTGGGATTGAAACGGCTCAGGCCGAGATTGATGGATATGAGGTATTTATTCCGGTTGGAATGTAG
- a CDS encoding 3-deoxy-7-phosphoheptulonate synthase, protein MTSSRNLQSQAGANSTTNACYPLISKQELFNEFALSPEIATQISAARSRITDIVHGKDQRLLVVIGPCSIHDPTAALDYANRLAKLHHEYHDSLEIVMRCYFRKPRTTIGWTGLINDPKLDGSGDINLGLRTARKLMLSVCQLGLPTATEFLHPLTADYISDLVSWGAIGARTTESQIHREMASSIPCPIGFKNGTDGNIRIAIDAICAAAHSHPYCAADGEGRLAMFQSLGNPDGHLILRGGKVPNYHQEDIEQASAALARAEQPSRVMVDFSHGNSLKQFDKQLHVAEVIGAQLAEGNRNIAGVMVESFIKEGRQQLNLPHPLTYGQSITDGCIGWQDTERLIHQLADAARARLELG, encoded by the coding sequence ATGACATCGAGCCGCAACCTTCAATCACAAGCTGGAGCAAACAGCACCACCAATGCCTGTTATCCTCTGATTAGTAAACAAGAGTTATTTAATGAGTTTGCCCTCTCCCCCGAGATTGCAACTCAGATCTCTGCTGCACGCTCGCGTATTACAGATATAGTTCATGGCAAGGATCAGCGACTTCTGGTGGTGATTGGTCCCTGCTCGATTCACGATCCAACCGCCGCTCTGGACTATGCAAACCGCTTAGCCAAGCTTCACCATGAGTATCACGACAGCCTTGAGATCGTGATGCGCTGCTACTTCAGGAAGCCGCGCACCACCATAGGCTGGACCGGCCTTATCAATGACCCTAAGCTCGATGGATCCGGTGATATCAACCTTGGCCTGCGCACCGCCAGGAAACTGATGCTTTCGGTCTGCCAGTTAGGACTTCCCACTGCGACCGAATTTCTGCATCCCCTGACCGCAGATTATATAAGTGATCTGGTCAGTTGGGGAGCCATAGGGGCACGCACCACCGAGAGTCAGATCCACAGAGAGATGGCCTCCAGCATCCCCTGCCCCATCGGCTTTAAAAATGGCACAGATGGCAATATCCGGATCGCCATCGATGCAATCTGCGCCGCAGCTCACAGCCACCCTTATTGTGCAGCCGATGGTGAGGGCCGGCTGGCGATGTTCCAGAGCCTGGGAAATCCCGATGGCCACCTGATCCTGCGTGGTGGTAAAGTTCCAAATTACCATCAGGAAGATATCGAGCAGGCATCCGCGGCCCTGGCTCGAGCCGAGCAACCCAGCCGGGTGATGGTCGACTTTAGCCATGGCAACAGTCTCAAGCAGTTTGATAAGCAGCTGCACGTGGCCGAGGTGATCGGCGCACAGCTTGCAGAAGGAAACCGAAATATCGCTGGCGTCATGGTAGAGAGCTTTATCAAAGAGGGCCGCCAGCAGCTAAACCTGCCCCACCCCCTGACCTATGGTCAGAGCATCACTGATGGTTGTATCGGTTGGCAAGACACAGAGCGACTCATCCATCAGCTGGCGGATGCGGCTCGAGCCCGCCTAGAGCTTGGCTAA